A segment of the Geitlerinema sp. PCC 9228 genome:
GCATCGAGGCAAAATTTCGCTAGCCGACTTCGCCCTGGTGCTTTCAAATTCAGTGCCTCGGCAAAAATGCTGTCAGCTTGGTTGCACAAATGGTGAGCCCACTTCAAGAAAAAGTCTTTTCGAGCTGATGTGAGGTGTTCGTATAATTGGGCTATGCGATGTTGAATCAAGCGCCAACGTCTGGAATCCTTTTTCTACGGGTGGAGCTTTGGTTGCAGCCATTTCAGCTTGCCGGAAGCCTTCACGGACAATCGTGGGTTGTCAATCAATTCACCGTCGCTGGTAGCCAAATCGCTCATCTTACCGATATCCAATCCTATGGCATGACCGCTTATAGATGGTTGGGGAACTTTCACATCTGCTGGCACCGGATGAAATAACGTAGTACCAGCACGAAGCCCTCGGGAAGGGAGCAAGATTTAAAAAACTGTACTTTCCCAATTTTCGGAAGGTCGATTTGATTCCCTTCGATACAGGGTTCCTTCACTTGGGGGAAAACAAAGGAGTGAAATCGCCCTTTTTTCTTAAAACGAGGAAAACCAAATCCCTGTCGATCCATGTCCACCCATGCGGTCTCCAAAGGTTTGAGCGCTTATGCTGAGCTACGCCGAAGCATTTGCTGCCAGACTTGCGATTGGGGATTTTCGGTTGGGGATGGTCTTTCTTAGCTGGGGTTAATGCCTTGCACTGACTGGCGTAGGTAGGGCGAGGAGTATCGGCAGGAATGATGTACTCGCCTCCCAGACGACAGGTGTTGACAGGCGATTTTCGGGATTTGACCTCATGTTTGCGTTCTCTCAGCCCATCATTCCCAACTTGCCGACAGATTTCCCACCACGACTCCATCGTTTGAGTCTGGCGGCATGTCGGTTTGAGCTTAAATTCGTAGCTGAGAGTCAACATGATGAACAAAAATAGGTTTAAAAAATTTCGCCTGCTTTTCTAGATTCTAGTACATGGACTTGATTTTGACGGCGGCTCAAGCCGCACGGAGAGCTTTTCATCCCTGCTGGGAAAGAGGCAGGGCTTTCAAGCTTCCGTCTTTTCTCGTAAAGTTGGGATTTTTGGGGGCATAGATGGCAACTCTCCAAACATTACCCATATATTTTAATATTTTTTTTGTTTTTGTTTCAAAAAATCTTGGGAAAAAATTATATAATTTAACTAAATGTTACATTTGAGGCACAAATCGTATAAGTCCCTGAAATTCTTTCAGTTTTGACCTTTTTATACAAGGTGCCCCCCAGCAAAGTTGCGATCGCGTTGGTAGCCTCATCGCTCACCACTAAGGAATCGTTTCCCAAATATCTAGCAAAAGCTTCTATTTTTTAGTAGGCTAGAGTTAGGAGTAAAACAAAAACGGCAAGGAAATTTTCCGGAAAATTATTCTGACATTGTTCCTAAAGAATGCATTCGATCGCTTTGACAATCCGTCCGGGATATATAGCTACCTGCACCTAACCCAGAGTAGAAATCCCAAGCGCGATCGCGATTTGGTTCCAACTTCTCAATCATACCGAGAGCAACAATTTCTCCGCCACAAAAGCTACAATAGAAACGAAGCCGTTTCGCTGGCACCGAAAACCGTCCCGATAGTGGATACGAGGCGAAACCAAGCATGGGGATAAGGGAGTTCGCCATTTCCCATCGGAGGCACCAACACAGAAACATCTTCGCGAATCGCCCACAGCCATTGGGAGGAACAATGTCTGATAGCACCCATCAAAACACGACAGTTCTGGCGGTTGACGACAGCCCGATTATGCACGAGATGGTGAAGCGGGCTTTAGACGATTGCTATCGCGTCTTAGCCACCGACAACGCCGTAGACGCCCTGAGCATTATTTACCACGAGCAAGTGGACGTGCTGTTGCTGGATGTCTCCATGCCTGGTATTGATGGGTTGGAGATGTGCCGCACCGTACGCAACCTGCCACAATTTCAAAATTTACCAATTATCATGCTCACCGCCCGCGACGGACATTTCGACAAAGTCCAAGGTCGTTTGGCAGGGGCTACCGAATATCTTACCAAACCTTTTAACGCCGAACAGTTGCGCGAGGCGATCGCCAAATGCCTCCCTTCAGGTCAAAGCGTAGAATCTTGAATCTCGCCCCAAACACCAGCAACCGCCTCATAAAAGGACTTTTTTTTGCAAAAAGGGAGCAATTTCATTGAGAGCCAGCACCTGCTGCACCCCTCCCAAAGCAATGGCTACCTTGGGCATCCCAAACACCACACAACTCGCTTCATCCTGAGCCACCGTCGTTCCTCCCGCATCAGCCATCGCCTTAATGCCTTGAGCGCCGTCAGACCCCATCCCCGTAAGCAAAACCCCCACAGCACTTGCTCCGTAGCTAGCCGCGATCGCTTTAAACGTCACATCCACAGAAGGGCGATGTCCGCTGATGGGTGCAGCACTAGAATACCAAAAACGTCCCTGCTTGGTCAGCTCCAAATGCATACCTTCGGGCGGAAAATAAACCGTTCCCGGCTGGGGAATTTCCCCGGAAGCAGCCACCTGCACGGGCAACTTGCACTTCACCCGCAACCACTCAATCAACCCCGACAAAAACCCCTCGCTAATGTGCTGCACGCACACAATCGGCACCGGGAACTTCGCCGGAAGCTGGGATAAAATGGCATAAAGGGCTTGAGGTCCGCCAGTAGAAGCACCAATCCCCACAATGCTAATTTTCCTACTCCGTTGCGGTGTAGCCGCGGGCGCTGGTTGAGCCGGTGGAAATGCCGATGGTACCGCCACGGGAGAATCACGACCGCTGCTGACACTGGGTGATGGGGGAGGCTGGCGTCGGTGCCTGGTAAATACAGAAACCCCCGCAAGCACCCGAATTTTACGAATCAGCTCCTGCTTGACCGCCTCGTACTCCAGAATGCCTTCCGAAGTAGGTTTGGGAAAAATATCCACCGCCCCCGCCTCCAAAGCCCGAAACACGTTGTACGTATCTTCCGGCTGCACCGAAGCACTCACCACCAGAATCGGCCGGGGAAACGTAGCCATCACCTCGCAAGTAAACTCCCACCCATCCATCTCCGGCATGTGCAAATCGGTACAAATCACCTGCGGGTTGAGGCTTGCCAGCATCCGCAATGCCTGTTTGCCAGTGCGCGCCGTTCCTACCACCTCAATATCATCGGCAGAACTGAGGAGGCGTTTTAAAATCGTCAGCGCCACTGGCGAATCTTCTACCAACAGAACCCGAATGGTCATGCCAATTGCCCTTTTACACCCATCTATACCAATCTCTTCAAAGTTTCCAACAATACTTCTTGATTAAAACTACTCTTGGTGATATATGCATTGGCACCAGCTTGTGCTCCTTTCCGTTTGTCTTCTTCGTTCGCCATAGAAGTTACCAAAACAATCGGTAGTTCTTTGTATTTCGGATTTTGCCGAATTTGTCGGGTAAGCTCCAATCCATCCATGTTGGGCATTTGAATATCCGATACCAAAGCATCGAAGGAATAGGTTTGTAACTTGTTGAACCCATCCAAACCATCCACCGCCGTCGTCACCTCGTACCCAGCACTTTCCAAAATCCGTTTTTCTTGGGTACGAATGGCAATGGAGTCTTCCACCACCAAAACCGACCCCATTTGGGTATCGGTTTCGGAAACCTCTTGGGAAACTTCCTGGATGGTACGGCTCTGGCGC
Coding sequences within it:
- the cheB gene encoding chemotaxis-specific protein-glutamate methyltransferase CheB, which gives rise to MTIRVLLVEDSPVALTILKRLLSSADDIEVVGTARTGKQALRMLASLNPQVICTDLHMPEMDGWEFTCEVMATFPRPILVVSASVQPEDTYNVFRALEAGAVDIFPKPTSEGILEYEAVKQELIRKIRVLAGVSVFTRHRRQPPPSPSVSSGRDSPVAVPSAFPPAQPAPAATPQRSRKISIVGIGASTGGPQALYAILSQLPAKFPVPIVCVQHISEGFLSGLIEWLRVKCKLPVQVAASGEIPQPGTVYFPPEGMHLELTKQGRFWYSSAAPISGHRPSVDVTFKAIAASYGASAVGVLLTGMGSDGAQGIKAMADAGGTTVAQDEASCVVFGMPKVAIALGGVQQVLALNEIAPFLQKKVLL
- a CDS encoding helix-turn-helix domain-containing protein — its product is MLTLSYEFKLKPTCRQTQTMESWWEICRQVGNDGLRERKHEVKSRKSPVNTCRLGGEYIIPADTPRPTYASQCKALTPAKKDHPQPKIPNRKSGSKCFGVAQHKRSNLWRPHGWTWIDRDLVFLVLRKKGDFTPLFSPK
- a CDS encoding response regulator, with the protein product MSDSTHQNTTVLAVDDSPIMHEMVKRALDDCYRVLATDNAVDALSIIYHEQVDVLLLDVSMPGIDGLEMCRTVRNLPQFQNLPIIMLTARDGHFDKVQGRLAGATEYLTKPFNAEQLREAIAKCLPSGQSVES